The nucleotide sequence ggaaaacatgagggaacctgcattcCTGGGCCTTTATTAGCAGTTTGCTAGATTCGTTACTAACCAGATTAATAGTTTagagtaaaaaatacaaatgatAGACTTACagacaaagggcgaccttatgaCTAGAGTGATCATTTCCAGGCTACTCAGTACCTACAGATTTAGTACAATCAAACTGGAAATGCACCGTTTTTACGGATTCCTTtgggtaggtacggaaccttataACAACGCAAAGCGTTTATTACGTAGGTATCTAGGTAAGTTTTATATAGACCGTAAATTCTAGAACAGTTTACATTATTAGCTTCCCATCACGTTTGTGTTTGATATACTATGCATTTCATAGTAACTGGCAGATTTGTTAACTGACATGTTGGTTGATATGTTGGCAGACCGGTCGGTGGACCTTGGTTTGTCGCGGCGGCGCACAGCGTTGTAAAGCGGTAAAACTACCAGGATTAGGCCGGATAGGCCCATGAACCCTCCCGCCAGATAGCACAAGAGGTCATAGTTATTGGTGATCTCGAATATCCATTCTGGAAAAGATAGTTCacgttataaatgtgaaagtgtggctTGTCCGTCTATCTGGACGGatgggaacggacataggctactttttatcccggaaaatcaaagagttcctaccgGAATTTTAaaggtctatccgtttaaccgaattaatttaatttaaccgaaatttggtgcagaggtagcttacaCCCCGAAAATTGACTCcgtttttaacccggaaaagcagagaaaaaaaaattaaaattaaaaaaaattgaatccacgcggatggagtcgcgggcatcgtctagtgaTAAAATTGACCAAAGTGAATCGTCAAAATGTCATGATTGAATACTCTATTAAGAACATATAGAAAATGAATGAGCGTGAAAAAATGCTTGTATAGAAAGTGCGGTATGGTTCAATGGAGGAAGTGTGATgcatgtgatttagtgaatggCGTGCTTTGCTCTACCAGTATGATGTCGGTGAGGCTGTAGGTGGCCTTACCAATCAATGGAGGTACAGTGAAGCTGGCCAGTCCATGAACGAACAACAGTAAGCCGTACGCTTTGGTGAACTTTTCCAGCGTGACCTGTTCCACCAGGATGACGCCGGTGAGGCTGTAGTTGGCCGCGAAGAAGATGCTGAAGGCCCGCGAAGCGATGCCGAGGCCCAGGTACGTGGTCAGCAGAGGCATGATGGCTGTTACGAGGCCGCACAGGATCATGCACACCGCGTAGACTTGGATCGGGCTCACACATTCGCTGTTGCCTATCCATCCGAGAAGGATCTAAAAACATGACAAGAAATACCAAGTAACTAGTAAGGTTAGGTTGGCTTTGAAAGCCAGAACAACTAGGTGGAAATGAAATGTTTATTTGATTCGTGGCAACTTGTGCCACTTATGGTATGTCAAGATTATACCTCTGGTTCGGAAAACTAATTCTACCGAGAATAGCCGGCGAGAAACTAAGCAATTGCTTTCAAATACTTACATTACATGTGCCAATTAAAACCTACATACACCACATGTAGAGCAAGAAGTTGTCAGAATTCATCTCACCGATGTTCAGCAGGTCGATTCCCGAAatcctgcatcaatcattattacaatcgcaattgttgtgattggctgaatttatgttattcttgttgcaagaatgcattgtagccaatagtgagcgagcgccaaccaatcagaggtgattgcgatcgtgacactGTAGCTGTCAGACCTGTATGCTGATGATGGATGACTGCGACTCCTACCTACATCAGGAAGTTGTGTGAACTGTGAACTCACTTCGCTCAAGATGCTTATTAAACTCATGCTGGATGTCAGGGTGGAATAATCGTCTAAGGTCATGCCGAGATTGTTGTCCGCGATGTACATATGCGGCATGCTGTTCCACATGTGCAGCAGGAAATAGGACACCGCGAACACGAGGAAAGCCGGGTTGAGCAAGAGCGAAAAGCCCAGTATGTCAACGAGCAGGTCCCAACACAGGCCGGCGTACCGTTGCATCTGCGATTGATAAAGagattataataggtacctaactagaaaTGATAAAGGGAGTCTTAACAAAATTAAGCGCTCTTATCAAACGAGACTGGGTTTTTGCAGAAAAACTCTCGAGAGTCAAGAAGCGTTTACGTGGTGGGTCCAAGCTGAAAGGACATCTCAATTACACATTatgaatatttcaataatacctGTTTCAATAACCACAAAGCTGCATTATTATTCAGCTGTGTGATTCCATTGATCTCTGGTGCACTGGGAACTGAATTATTAGGGGATGTAATTTCAGGGGACATCAAAGTCTTCGGAGGGGACAATTCATGCAATCGCCCACTGTCGCTGAAACTTCGTGAGGTGCCAGGATGATTCTGTGCTAACATTCCGTACGCACGACCTCTAGAAAACATCAGTTCAAACGTTTCAAGCGACACTCCTTCGTCTCCAGTCATGTAGGTCGGTAAGTCGACTAAGGAGCTATATTGTGGCACTATCGACGTCGTTACTGCTTCAATGTCTACAGCGTTCGTCGTCGCTTTAGTAGACCCAGCAGCACTACTCTTACTGTTTGTGTCTCGTCTACGTTGTCTTTGTTTCGCTCTGTCTTCATTCATCGTGATCATCCACGGCAGCTCACGGAACAACAAACCACACACCACCATGTTTAATAAAGGTCCAGCGAGTATTATAGTAGTTCCGCGCCATCCATACTTATCCAGCCAATCATTTATCAATGGAGCAAATATGAATGTACCAATCCCGCTACCACACATAGAATAACCGGTGGCTAAGGCACACTTATTTCCAAAGTAGTATGCGACGATCACTACCGCTGCTACATAGCATAGACTCAGGCCGAATCCAGCCATGATTACGTATGTGAACATAAAAGTCTCCATGTTGTCCACAAAGGCAGAAGTAATGAACCCTAACGCTGCCAAAAACGAGCCAAAAATCGTCATTCGTCGGCAGCCGTACTTGTCTGTTAAGAAACTGGCGATTGGACC is from Maniola jurtina chromosome 14, ilManJurt1.1, whole genome shotgun sequence and encodes:
- the LOC123872090 gene encoding uncharacterized protein LOC123872090, giving the protein MSSNKSPTALEYSVHKTSAEYINISTGPDQRTKRRKYENLDESLIFVSFGVETLGPWGPGARALFEEISKRVDTGPNPLRDSVGDVWVYGASPRLIPRLPSRPGVQLPQTKDPSPCGALEAPLSLETPGESEPCPPHALTSIPGSESLLNDLGYASAIASASSSASASASVNNVSHQYKSTLHVPFHAQSPLAPVSVSSSSSSSIDEDLSTLHVPFHAQSPLAPVSVSSSSCSSIDEDLSTLHVPFHAQSPLAPVSVSSSSCSSIDEDLSTLHVPFHAQSSPAPVSDSSSSFSSSINEELSLLHVKFDAQSPPTSVSISSCSSSNSINEELSPLHVQFHAQSPPTPVLISSSSSSSSDDEELSITQAGHPNGLWRWVIVFAAFNVNLIADGIKLNFGLFFPDFLDYFGERKEKAARITEIFIAMPLLCGPIASFLTDKYGCRRMTIFGSFLAALGFITSAFVDNMETFMFTYVIMAGFGLSLCYVAAVVIVAYYFGNKCALATGYSMCGSGIGTFIFAPLINDWLDKYGWRGTTIILAGPLLNMVVCGLLFRELPWMITMNEDRAKQRQRRRDTNSKSSAAGSTKATTNAVDIEAVTTSIVPQYSSLVDLPTYMTGDEGVSLETFELMFSRGRAYGMLAQNHPGTSRSFSDSGRLHELSPPKTLMSPEITSPNNSVPSAPEINGITQLNNNAALWLLKQMQRYAGLCWDLLVDILGFSLLLNPAFLVFAVSYFLLHMWNSMPHMYIADNNLGMTLDDYSTLTSSMSLISILSEILLGWIGNSECVSPIQVYAVCMILCGLVTAIMPLLTTYLGLGIASRAFSIFFAANYSLTGVILVEQVTLEKFTKAYGLLLFVHGLASFTVPPLIEWIFEITNNYDLLCYLAGGFMGLSGLILVVLPLYNAVRRRDKPRSTDRSANISTNMSVNKSASYYEMHSISNTNVMGS